A segment of the bacterium genome:
TGGCCGAGCACGATGCAGTGCTCAAAAGGTGGCGCGTCCTCACCGCGCGCGGTTGCCACGGCGAGGAGCGTGTAGAACCACCCGCGGGTCTGGTCAATCGCCTCCGCGATGAACCCCGCGGGCTTTGGCGCGCCATGGTCATCCGCAAGGCCCTCCGGCACCGGCTCAAACGGGTAGTGGTGCTGTGCGAACGGCATGGAGCCGGACTCGAGCCACACGTCCACAACCTCGGGGTAGCGCATCATGGTGCCGCGACAACCGTCTTTCGCGCACGGCCAGGTAACGGTGTCTATAAACGGCCGGTGCACGTCGAACTCGCCGCGATCGTTGATGAGCGCGCCGACGAACGGGAGCTCGTGCGGGGCATCGTACTCCGGATACGGCACGCGATCAATGCCGCCGCGCGTAAGGCCGGAGAGCGCATGCTCGATGAGCAAGAGCCCGTCGCCGTGTGTGCACACGAGGATCGTCTCGCCCGCATGCGCTGCGTCGAGTTCCCTGAGGTACGCGAGGAGACGGGTACGCAGCGCATCCCACGTCTCGTTCACGCCGTCGTCTTTCGTGAACTGCTCCGTGCGCGATGCGAACTGCTTGTGGTGTTCGGAAACGGGTCGGCCATCGAACGCCGGAAGGTCAATCTCGCGGAGCGCGTCAACGTACTCCGGCGTCACGCCGACCGCCGCGCCGACGATAGTCGCGGTCTGGCGCATGCGGAAGAACGGCGACGCGACGATCTTCGTGATGCCCTGCGCCTTGAGCAGCGTTGCGGCATCGTGCACGCGCGCTTCGCCCGCAGCCGTGAGCGGGTACTGGTCACTCGTCTCCACCTTGGAGCTGATGATGTTCCGCACGTTTGACTCGGACTCGCCGTGGCGCATGACGATGAACCGATTGCGCTTGCGTGCGCGCGCGAGGAGCTCCGCGAACGATCCGAGGACCTCGTTCGTCGCGCACGTGTCACATCGCCAGATCGGCATCGGCGCGCCCCAGTATCGCTCGCGCGTGATGGCCCAGTCCTTGAGCTCGCGGAGCCACTCGCCCATGCGGCCGGTGCCGATGTGCGCGGGATGCCAATCCACCTGCGCGTTGCGGGCCTGTACCTGCTCGCGGATCTTGGACATCGTAATGAACCACGACGCGCGGGCGAAGTAGAGGAGCGGGGTCTTGCAGCGCCAGCAGAAGGGATAGGTATGCCAGATGGTCTCGTCGCGATAGAGGAGTCCGCGCTGGCGGAGCTCTTCGCGGATGTCCGCATCGGCAGCTTTCGCAAACTTCCCCGCGCCCGGCAGGCCCGCCGCCATGGTGCCGTGCTCATCCACGGAGTACGTCACGGGAATACCGCGCTCCGCGAATCGGAAGTCGTCCTCGCCATACGCCGGCGCGATGTGGACGATGCCCGTGCCTTCCTCAAAGGAAACGAAATCCGCATCGAGCACCTGGTACGCAGATGGGTGCGCGACGGTGTCTATCCGCGGGTAGAGTGGTTCGTAGCGCAGGCCGATGAGCTCGGTGCCGCGGAGCGTCTGCACGACTTCCGCATTCTCACCGAGCACGCGCGTCACGAGCGGCGCGGCGAGAAGGACGTACGCCGTCCCCTGGCGCACGACCGCGTACATGCCGTCTGCGGCAATGGCGAGCGCGCCGTTGCCCGGGAGCGTCCACGGGGTGGTCGTCCAGACGAGCATCGAGACCTCCGCCGCGCGCGGGATGTCGAACGTGTGGTGCGCGATGGGGAACCGCACGATGACCGACGAATCCTCCGTGTTATCCTCGTACCCCTGCGCGACCTCGTGGGAGGAGAGCGGTGTCTCGCATCGCGGACACCACGGGACGATCTTGTGACTCCGCGTGAGGAGTCCCCGCTCGTGCACCTGCTTGAGGAACCACCACACGCTCTCGATGTAGCTACTCTCGTAGGTGATGTACGGATCGGTCGTGTCAATCCAGAATCCGATGCGCTGCGTCAATCGCTCCCACGCGCCCTTGAACTCCCACACGGAATCGCGGCACTGCGCGTTGAACGCCGCGATGCCGTACTGCTCAACCTCGCGCTTCGTCTTGAGGCCGAGCTTCTTCTCAATCTGGAGCTCCACGGGAAGTCCGTGCGTGTCCCAGCCCGCCTTGCGCCGCACGCGGTACCCGCGCATGGTCTTGAAGCGCGGGAGGACATCCTTGAACGTACGCGCCTCCACATGGTGGAGTCCCGGTGGCGCGTTCGCCGTCGGGGGACCCTCGTAGAAAACGAAATCACCGTGCGGCGCGTCACGTTCGAGCGACCGCGCAAAAACCCGCTCACGCTCCCAGAGCGCGAGGATTTCCGCTTCTCGTTCCGATGGAGTTTGCTGCGCCATAGGCGACTCCCATCGTACCCCGCACACGACCGCGACGCAATGCGATGTGCTACGCTGTCCGTGTATGCCGCTCACAATCCAGTCCGACTTCACCCCCACCGGCGACCAGCCCCGCGCGATCGCGCAGCTCACGGAGTGGGTGACGAACGGCTCCCCGCACATGACGCTCCTCGGTGTGACGGGATCGGGCAAGAGCTTCACGTTCGCGAACGTCATCGAGCGCACGGGCAAACCCGCGCTCGTCATCTCACCGAACAAGACGCTCGCGGCGCAGCTCTACAGCGAGCTCAAGCACTTCTTCCCCACGGCCGCCGTGCATTACTTCGTCTCGTACTACGACTACTACCAGCCCGAAGCGTACAAACCGCAGACGGATACGTACATCGAGAAGGAAGCGATGATCAACGAGGAGATTGATCGCCTCCGCCACGCGTCCACGCAGTCACTCCTCACGCGTGATGATGTCATTGTTGTGGCGAGCGTCTCGTGTATCTACGGCCTTGGGTCGCCGGAGGAGTACGAGCGATCGCGCATCACCGTACACGTCGGCGACCGCTACGCGCTCCGCACGCTCCTCACGCAGCTCGTCGGCCTCCAGTTTGAACGCAACGATACGGACCTCAGCCGCGGGACGTTCCGCGTGCGCGGTGACACCGTGGAGATCTACCCCGTCGCATCGGACAAGGATTGGGTACGCATCGAGCTCGACGGTGACCGCGTAGAGCGCATCGCCGTCCGCAACATCAGCGGGACGGTGGATGCCCTCACGAGCATTGACGTATTCTCGGCGACGCACTACGTCGCCCCGCATCGCGACGCGACGGCGATCCACGTGGCCATCCGCGATGAGCTCGAAGCGCGCCTCCGCACGCTCCGCGCCGACGACCGGCTCGTGGAGGCCCAGCGCCTGGAGCAGCGCGTGCGCTACGACCTCGAGATGCTCGAGGAAACGGGCTACGTCCACGGCATCGAGAACTACTCGCGCTACTTCGACGGCCGCGCATCGGGTCAACCCCCATTCACGCTCATTGACTTCTTCAACCATGCGTACGGCGGCACGCGGCGGGATTCCTCCTGGCTCTGCTTCATTGATGAGTCGCACATCACGATCCCCCAAGTCCGCGGCATGTACGCGGGCGATCGCTCGCGAAAGCAGACGCTCATTGACTACGGCTTCCGCCTCCCGTCGGCCGCGGACAATCGCCCGCTCCGGTTTGAGGAGTTCACCGCGCGCATCCCCCAGACGGTCTACGTCTCCGCGACACCGGACGAGTACGAGCTGACGCAGAGCCGCAAGCAGCGCGAGCGTCT
Coding sequences within it:
- a CDS encoding class I tRNA ligase family protein translates to MAQQTPSEREAEILALWERERVFARSLERDAPHGDFVFYEGPPTANAPPGLHHVEARTFKDVLPRFKTMRGYRVRRKAGWDTHGLPVELQIEKKLGLKTKREVEQYGIAAFNAQCRDSVWEFKGAWERLTQRIGFWIDTTDPYITYESSYIESVWWFLKQVHERGLLTRSHKIVPWCPRCETPLSSHEVAQGYEDNTEDSSVIVRFPIAHHTFDIPRAAEVSMLVWTTTPWTLPGNGALAIAADGMYAVVRQGTAYVLLAAPLVTRVLGENAEVVQTLRGTELIGLRYEPLYPRIDTVAHPSAYQVLDADFVSFEEGTGIVHIAPAYGEDDFRFAERGIPVTYSVDEHGTMAAGLPGAGKFAKAADADIREELRQRGLLYRDETIWHTYPFCWRCKTPLLYFARASWFITMSKIREQVQARNAQVDWHPAHIGTGRMGEWLRELKDWAITRERYWGAPMPIWRCDTCATNEVLGSFAELLARARKRNRFIVMRHGESESNVRNIISSKVETSDQYPLTAAGEARVHDAATLLKAQGITKIVASPFFRMRQTATIVGAAVGVTPEYVDALREIDLPAFDGRPVSEHHKQFASRTEQFTKDDGVNETWDALRTRLLAYLRELDAAHAGETILVCTHGDGLLLIEHALSGLTRGGIDRVPYPEYDAPHELPFVGALINDRGEFDVHRPFIDTVTWPCAKDGCRGTMMRYPEVVDVWLESGSMPFAQHHYPFEPVPEGLADDHGAPKPAGFIAEAIDQTRGWFYTLLAVATARGEDAPPFEHCIVLGHLLDKQGKKMSKSKGNIVDPDAMLDRYGADVVRWYMLTVNQPWDAKAFDEQDLTLISRKPFGTLLNVLSFWELHGGGAGAQWLSLRGSSATEAIPANTDAGALLDSWLRARFAKLHADVTQHLDAYEITEAARAITDATDDLSTWWLRRSRERLKAGDNGAQQTFTAALQTLAVLLAPFAPFTAEHIWQILKSSPSPRARGEGELEGERWSDSVHLTMWDSNAPLVSNTDAELLQNMDAVRALVSLGLEARDQAGIPVRQPLATLFIPVVIARSESSSDAAIPAFTDLIADELNVKTVLIDPALKDGVRLDTAMTPELKREGMVRELIRKVNGLRKDMGLAPSDAITVTYHTDDIELQRAIEEHHVTIERGTVALLSTSSRGGVGGGADTAAAHHAITIASAPISLDIARKE
- a CDS encoding DEAD/DEAH box helicase family protein — its product is MPLTIQSDFTPTGDQPRAIAQLTEWVTNGSPHMTLLGVTGSGKSFTFANVIERTGKPALVISPNKTLAAQLYSELKHFFPTAAVHYFVSYYDYYQPEAYKPQTDTYIEKEAMINEEIDRLRHASTQSLLTRDDVIVVASVSCIYGLGSPEEYERSRITVHVGDRYALRTLLTQLVGLQFERNDTDLSRGTFRVRGDTVEIYPVASDKDWVRIELDGDRVERIAVRNISGTVDALTSIDVFSATHYVAPHRDATAIHVAIRDELEARLRTLRADDRLVEAQRLEQRVRYDLEMLEETGYVHGIENYSRYFDGRASGQPPFTLIDFFNHAYGGTRRDSSWLCFIDESHITIPQVRGMYAGDRSRKQTLIDYGFRLPSAADNRPLRFEEFTARIPQTVYVSATPDEYELTQSRKQRERLVAEQLIRPTGLLDPVIDIRPTEHQVQNLIAEITAQIAKKQRTLV